A region from the Rhodamnia argentea isolate NSW1041297 chromosome 7, ASM2092103v1, whole genome shotgun sequence genome encodes:
- the LOC115749720 gene encoding uncharacterized protein LOC115749720, with the protein MAASTIAVQAVRRARLKSALRTALACSIVGLITLYAPAHVRKFLAYPAFSYVTTILIVSDATVGDALRGVWNAFYATTQVMLFSVLSLWLAGPARFATHGVAAAAVSLGAFLVALPESTHLMSKRIAFGQMVIIFVGAAIGGANTGVVTHPVHVASSTALGALASVLALLFPYPWLACSEIRKTCRLYAENASERLNLYLDGFFAKGRPAAVDLISQAACFSRVAKKLLQNIKEHERGVSWERPGLGFLNPNYVNLGKRLREIELPLRGMEMALNSCSSFPIGMADQELQKASPKIKLHLRQKLEQARCFAPCDATTAPETKGDDIEKALRPFTTIPASVEDLPALFFLHCVQILQHDLIFRQTLKPVGFKSHDSVAQQSGEKNQAKYCFGRRRTRLNVKPSCQSLIFALKCSLSLGLAVLFGLIYNKENGYWAGLTIAISFAAGRQPTFTVANARAQGTAMGSVYGLLGYFICGRSVHLRFLPLLPWIIFTSLLRHSRMYGQAGGISAVIGALLILGRRDYGPPTQFAIARITEASIGLICFIMVELLCEPARASTLAKVELSTSLRKLGECIEGIVLCLEEKQWPDSRFHTFQEKLRDLRTRTSIYGVLTEEAVSEPNFWFLPFPGDCYLKILECLSKMVDLIQFTSFQLESLQRLSLGIGVAWKEIQEPLEQDLELFKEMMGTSIQFLGAVTSFKSLSAIDTELQKTRMAWDIELGKSQSGNLTLFSGTDDKDVAKVTSSFLRRSNEVVTRIHAQEGLEELKSQIVLCIGGLSFCLSRLMRETMIMEEMVKELLQRENPTRLVNISEIYSKLKALNM; encoded by the exons ATGGCCGCCTCAACAATAGCTGTGCAAGCGGTGCGGCGTGCGCGCTTGAAGTCGGCGCTGCGCACGGCCCTGGCTTGCTCCATTGTCGGGCTCATCACCCTCTACGCCCCGGCCCATGTTCGGAAGTTCTTGGCATACCCGGCCTTCTCGTACGTGACGACCATTTTGATCGTGTCGGACGCAACGGTCGGCGACGCTTTGAGAGGAGTATGGAACGCCTTCTACGCGACTACTCAGGTCATGCTTTTCTCCGTGTTGAGCTTGTGGCTGGCCGGGCCTGCCCGGTTCGCCACTCACGGCGTGGCTGCCGCAGCGGTGTCCCTCGGTGCTTTTCTGGTTGCACTGCCTGAGTCGACTCATCTGATGTCCAAAAGGATCGCTTTCGGCCAGATGGTGATCATCTTTGTGGGAGCTGCCATAGGGGGAGCGAACACCGGAGTTGTGACCCACCCGGTTCACGTGGCGTCAAGCACCGCACTTGGCGCCCTGGCTTCGGTGCTGGCTCTTTTGTTCCCGTACCCTTGGCTTGCATGCAGTGAG ATCAGGAAAACATGCCGATTGTATGCCGAGAATGCATCTGAGAGGCTGAATCTCTATTTAGATGGTTTCTTCGCCAAGGGACGCCCAGCTGCAGTAGACTTGATCTCCCAAGCAGCATGCTTTTCCAGAGTAGCAAAGAAGCTCCTTCAAAATATCAAAGAACACGAG AGAGGTGTGTCATGGGAGAGACCGGGACTAGGATTCCTAAATCCTAACTATGTCAACTTAGGAAAAAGATTGCGAGAAATAGAGCTGCCGTTGAGAGGAATGGAAATGGCCCTCAATTCTTGCTCCTCTTTTCCTATCGGCATGGCGGACCAAGAACTTCAAAAGGCTTCTCCAAAAATTAAACTGCACTTGAGGCAAAAACTCGAGCAAGCTAGATGTTTCGCACCTTGTGATGCTACAACAGCTCCTGAGACCAAGGGGGACGACATAGAAAAAGCCCTCCGGCCCTTCACCACCATCCCCGCATCTGTGGAAGACCTACCAGCACTTTTCTTCCTTCACTGTGTCCAAATCCTCCAACACGACCTGATTTTCAGACAGACTCTAAAACCCGTCGGTTTCAAGAGCCACGATTCCGTTGCTCAACAGTCTGGAGAAAAAAATCAAGCTAAGTATTGCTTCGGAAGGAGGAGGACAAGGCTGAACGTGAAACCGAGCTGCCAAAGTTTGATTTTTGCATTGAAGTGCTCCCTTTCTCTGGGTCTCGCTGTGCTATTTGGTCTGATATATAACAAGGAAAATGGGTACTGGGCAGGACTCACCATTGCAATCAGTTTTGCGGCAGGAAGGCAACCAACCTTCACTGTCGCGAATGCGCGAGCACAGGGCACGGCCATGGGATCAGTGTATGGATTACTGGGTTACTTCATTTGCGGAAGATCAGTACACCTGAGATTCCTACCTCTTCTTCCGTGGATCATTTTCACTAGCTTGCTCAGGCACAGCAGAATGTATGGCCAAGCGGGTGGCATTTCAGCAGTCATAGGTGCGTTGCTCATCTTGGGTCGGAGAGATTATGGACCCCCAACACAGTTCGCGATCGCCAGAATCACAGAGGCGTCCATTGGACTGATCTGCTTCATCATGGTAGAACTACTTTGTGAACCTGCAAGAGCGTCAACCCTTGCTAAGGTTGAACTCTCAACGAGCTTGAGAAAACTGGGCGAATGCATTGAGGGTATTGTTCTTTGCTTGGAAGAGAAACAATGGCCAGATTCAAGATTCCACACCTTTCAGGAAAAGCTACGGGATCTAAGAACCCGCACCTCCATATATGGCGTTCTGACAGAAGAGGCCGTATCAGAGCCTAACTTCTGGTTCCTCCCCTTTCCAGGGGATTGCTATCTCAAGATTCTCGAATGCTTGTCGAAGATGGTGGACCTCATACAATTTACCAGCTTCCAACTGGAGTCTCTCCAACGATTATCTCTGGGCATCGGTGTCGCTTGGAAGGAGATTCAAGAGCCATTGGAACAGGATCTGGAGCTTTTCAAGGAAATGATGGGCACTTCGATCCAATTCCTTGGAGCAGTCACTTCATTCAAGTCCCTTTCTGCTATTGACACAGAATTGCAGAAGACGAGAATGGCTTGGGACATCGAATTAGGGAAGTCGCAAAGTGGAAACCTGACTTTATTTTCAGGTACAGATGACAAAGATGTTGCGAAGGTTACAAGTTCATTTCTTCGCCGATCGAATGAAGTGGTAACAAGAATTCATGCTCAAGAAGGTTTGGAGGAGCTCAAGAGCCAAATAGTTTTGTGCATTGGTGGCCTGAGCTTTTGCCTGAGCAGGTTGATGAGAGAAACAATGATCATGGAGGAAATGGTAAAAGAGCTTCTTCAGAGGGAGAATCCTACACGTCTCGTAAACATCTCCGAAATTTATTCCAAGCTAAAAGCTTTGAACATGTAG
- the LOC115749722 gene encoding dolichyl-diphosphooligosaccharide--protein glycosyltransferase subunit 4A → MIDDQDLGFLANFLGIFIFALVIAYHYVTADPKYEGN, encoded by the coding sequence ATGATCGATGATCAAGACCTGGGTTTCTTGGCCAACTTTCTTGGCATTTTCATCTTTGCATTGGTGATAGCGTACCATTATGTGACGGCTGACCCAAAGTATGAAGGAAATTAG
- the LOC115749721 gene encoding histone H4: MSGRGKGGKGLGKGGAKRHRKVLRDNIQGITKPAIRRLARRGGVKRISGLIYEETRGVLKIFLENVIRDAVTYTEHARRKTVTAMDVVYALKRQGRTLYGFGG; this comes from the coding sequence ATGTCCGGTCGCGGCAAGGGAGGCAAGGGCCTGGGCAAGGGCGGAGCAAAGAGGCACCGCAAGGTCCTCCGGGACAACATCCAGGGCATCACCAAGCCCGCCATCCGCCGCCTGGCCCGCCGCGGCGGCGTGAAGCGCATCAGCGGCCTCATCTACGAGGAGACCCGCGGGGTCCTCAAGATCTTCCTCGAGAACGTCATCCGCGACGCCGTCACCTACACCGAGCACGCCCGCCGCAAGACCGTCACCGCCATGGACGTCGTCTACGCCCTCAAGAGGCAGGGCCGGACCCTGTACGGCTTCGGCGGGTGA